In Leptospira sp. WS58.C1, a single genomic region encodes these proteins:
- a CDS encoding MFS transporter, which yields MTKTASTSPFVSLQVPEFRNFLAGKFLVTLSFIMQSTVVFWQIDHITHDAFFVGLIGFAELVPNVAVSLFSGLVVDSIPRKKIIFLSLTGLTFSSFLLLLFTLPGFEWVIENYWVYPIYSVIFFSGICRGFLSPSIAAFQTQLVSKEIFPNAATWSGVAWQGSAVLGPMLGGLLTGFNGVQTAYLADFCIMVFSLFLLLLVPSKPVPEKQGEKESIWKSLGTGWKFVFGHQLILGAISLDLFAVLFGGAVALIPTFSREVLGMGPEYYGILRSAPAIGAVLCALFIAVKPPKTNSGIILLSSVFGFGICMIVFALSKNFYLSCAALVVSGSFDMVSVVIRHTIVQMYTPEHMRGRVSAVNNIFIGSSNELGAFESGAAAKAFGLVPSVVLGGTLTLLTVGIVTAIAPRLRKMDLKDITV from the coding sequence ATGACAAAAACCGCAAGCACGAGCCCATTCGTCTCTTTACAGGTCCCTGAATTCAGGAATTTTTTGGCCGGAAAATTTTTGGTCACACTTTCATTCATTATGCAATCCACTGTGGTCTTTTGGCAGATTGACCATATCACTCACGATGCATTCTTCGTGGGTCTCATAGGATTTGCAGAGCTTGTGCCTAACGTTGCAGTTTCCCTATTTTCCGGATTGGTTGTGGACAGTATTCCAAGAAAAAAGATCATCTTCCTTTCACTCACCGGTTTGACTTTCAGTTCTTTCTTACTTTTATTATTCACTCTTCCCGGTTTCGAATGGGTTATCGAAAATTATTGGGTCTATCCGATCTATTCTGTGATCTTTTTCTCCGGGATCTGCAGAGGGTTTTTATCCCCTAGTATCGCAGCTTTTCAAACCCAATTAGTCTCTAAGGAAATTTTTCCGAATGCTGCGACTTGGAGCGGTGTTGCTTGGCAGGGTTCCGCGGTTTTAGGTCCGATGCTTGGCGGACTTCTGACCGGATTTAACGGAGTACAAACGGCTTATCTTGCGGACTTCTGCATTATGGTTTTTTCCTTATTCCTGCTATTATTAGTTCCGTCCAAACCTGTTCCGGAAAAACAAGGAGAGAAGGAATCCATCTGGAAAAGTTTGGGAACCGGTTGGAAGTTCGTATTCGGCCACCAATTGATCTTAGGCGCGATCAGTTTGGATCTGTTTGCGGTATTATTCGGAGGAGCAGTTGCACTTATACCGACATTCTCCCGAGAAGTTTTAGGAATGGGCCCGGAATATTACGGAATATTAAGATCGGCTCCAGCGATCGGTGCGGTGCTTTGTGCGTTATTTATCGCAGTCAAACCTCCCAAAACAAATTCCGGAATTATACTACTCAGTAGCGTATTCGGTTTCGGGATCTGTATGATCGTATTCGCGCTCTCCAAGAATTTTTATCTATCTTGCGCAGCCCTGGTCGTAAGCGGTTCCTTCGATATGGTAAGTGTTGTGATCCGACATACGATCGTTCAGATGTATACCCCGGAACATATGAGGGGAAGAGTCTCCGCGGTAAATAATATCTTCATAGGTTCTTCTAACGAGTTGGGAGCATTCGAATCGGGAGCCGCCGCCAAAGCATTTGGCCTAGTCCCTTCCGTGGTATTAGGAGGAACTCTTACTCTTTTAACGGTAGGGATCGTTACCGCGATCGCACCTCGTCTAAGAAAAATGGATCTAAAGGATATAACGGTTTAA
- the pepN gene encoding aminopeptidase N, producing MDNILTQQEAMLRSGQISEVDYTLKLKLEKGSQEYEGETTVRFVYNGGKKGKLKVDFISKKIEILWLNGKEETNYEKKESALFLSGELLAEGKNELKVKYKNAFDHSGSGFHKFTDPSDKAEYMHTDFEPFEAHRLFPSFDQPDLKATYELEITGPSEWTYIHNTVPKSEETQGNYKNIKFQKTKKFSTYLFSLIVGPYAVWEDKAGEIPLRIFCRKSLSKYMDAENLFAITKEAFGFLQEYFGIPYPYGKYDQIFVPEFNMGAMENVGAVTFSESYIFRGPRIYSEYLNRANTVYHEMVHMWFGNLVTMKWWNDLWLNESFADYLSYYSMSKGKIFPDALEHFYVREEWAYREDQLSTTHPIAGKAENTLEAISNFDGISYSKGASVLRQLMYYVGEEKFRDAMRLYFKRHAEKNTVLNDFLSCMSETSGIDIRGWSKEWLETTGVNTLSPVRQNGRLFLHQGPSATNGLLRTHALQATLFREKNGVLEEVWKKRVLVKGKETLLEENYTGEADLLLLNTEDFAYAKTYLSKESLPILKRSLHTLKDRFSRRVVWGSLWQMVRDAELSPKEFLELALDQGLKEPDLSVRNSHILTKALTVIDNYIPETEKRTWSDQLNRIAKQKSLLAQNPEQEQILWFRILENTSKSPEQLAYLKELLDQKKSIPGIAMDQERRWVILSRLSAHGDPESSKRIEEEVTKDNTDLGAKKAFLAKVSFPDPKTKKESWERFLKPIDGDSTDFLRYGMRGFQWNHQKDLLVTYTEEYFNSVISVYETRDPHFASAFGHLMFPSFEPDPNLLKRTQEFLDQNKKLPELLRKDLQQQRDDMQRTLKVLEKYKSLSALEARD from the coding sequence ATGGATAATATTCTTACCCAACAAGAGGCAATGCTCCGCTCCGGACAGATCTCCGAAGTGGATTACACCTTAAAATTAAAACTAGAAAAAGGATCCCAAGAATACGAGGGAGAGACCACAGTCCGATTCGTATACAACGGCGGCAAAAAAGGGAAACTCAAAGTGGATTTTATTTCCAAAAAGATCGAGATCCTTTGGCTGAACGGTAAAGAAGAAACAAATTACGAAAAAAAAGAATCCGCACTATTCTTATCCGGAGAATTATTAGCGGAAGGTAAAAACGAACTCAAAGTAAAATACAAAAATGCCTTCGATCATAGCGGTTCGGGCTTTCATAAATTTACGGATCCTTCCGACAAAGCGGAATACATGCATACGGACTTCGAGCCGTTCGAAGCTCATAGATTATTCCCCTCTTTCGACCAGCCGGATCTAAAAGCGACTTACGAGTTGGAGATTACCGGACCTTCGGAATGGACCTATATCCACAACACGGTCCCGAAATCGGAAGAGACCCAGGGAAATTATAAAAACATAAAGTTCCAGAAGACCAAAAAATTCTCCACGTATCTATTCTCTCTCATCGTAGGTCCTTATGCGGTTTGGGAAGATAAAGCGGGAGAGATCCCTCTTAGAATATTCTGCCGTAAGTCCCTCTCCAAATATATGGATGCGGAGAATTTGTTTGCGATCACCAAGGAAGCGTTCGGTTTTTTACAGGAATATTTCGGGATTCCCTATCCGTACGGAAAATACGACCAGATATTCGTGCCTGAATTCAATATGGGAGCCATGGAAAATGTGGGAGCGGTCACATTTTCCGAAAGTTATATTTTCCGCGGGCCACGGATCTACTCGGAATATCTAAATAGAGCCAACACTGTGTATCACGAAATGGTACACATGTGGTTCGGAAACCTGGTCACAATGAAATGGTGGAACGATCTCTGGCTAAACGAAAGTTTTGCGGATTATCTTTCTTATTATTCCATGTCCAAAGGGAAAATTTTCCCGGACGCATTAGAACATTTTTATGTAAGGGAAGAATGGGCTTATAGAGAAGACCAACTTTCCACAACCCACCCGATCGCCGGAAAAGCGGAAAATACCTTGGAAGCGATCAGCAATTTCGACGGGATCTCTTATTCCAAAGGGGCTTCCGTTCTTCGCCAATTGATGTACTACGTGGGAGAAGAAAAATTCAGGGATGCGATGCGGCTTTATTTTAAAAGACATGCCGAAAAGAACACAGTCCTAAACGATTTTCTTTCCTGCATGTCGGAAACAAGCGGCATCGATATCCGAGGTTGGAGTAAGGAATGGTTGGAAACTACAGGAGTCAACACTCTCAGTCCTGTCCGACAAAACGGTAGATTGTTTTTACACCAAGGACCTTCCGCAACAAACGGACTTTTACGCACGCACGCACTTCAAGCAACATTATTCCGAGAAAAGAACGGAGTATTGGAAGAAGTCTGGAAAAAAAGAGTTCTCGTAAAAGGAAAAGAAACCCTATTGGAGGAAAATTATACCGGAGAAGCGGACCTTCTACTCTTAAACACCGAAGACTTCGCCTATGCCAAAACCTATCTAAGTAAAGAATCGCTTCCAATCTTAAAAAGAAGCTTACACACTCTAAAGGATCGTTTTTCCAGAAGAGTTGTATGGGGAAGTTTATGGCAGATGGTAAGAGATGCGGAACTTTCTCCCAAGGAATTTTTGGAATTAGCCTTGGACCAAGGACTGAAAGAACCTGACCTTTCCGTTCGAAACAGTCATATACTTACCAAAGCTTTGACGGTAATAGACAATTATATTCCGGAGACTGAAAAGCGAACCTGGTCCGATCAACTTAATCGTATCGCCAAGCAAAAATCGCTTTTAGCCCAAAACCCGGAACAAGAACAGATCCTATGGTTTAGAATATTAGAAAATACTTCTAAATCTCCCGAACAACTCGCATACTTAAAAGAATTATTGGATCAGAAAAAAAGTATTCCAGGGATCGCAATGGACCAAGAGAGACGTTGGGTCATTCTTTCCAGACTAAGCGCCCACGGAGATCCGGAATCTTCTAAACGGATCGAAGAAGAAGTTACTAAAGACAATACCGATCTGGGAGCAAAAAAAGCGTTCTTAGCAAAAGTCTCCTTCCCGGACCCTAAAACCAAAAAAGAATCCTGGGAAAGATTTTTGAAACCGATCGACGGAGATTCGACGGATTTTTTAAGATATGGGATGAGAGGATTCCAATGGAATCACCAAAAGGATCTGCTGGTTACTTATACGGAGGAGTATTTTAACTCGGTGATCTCCGTGTATGAAACAAGAGATCCTCATTTTGCCTCCGCATTCGGACATCTCATGTTCCCTTCTTTTGAGCCGGATCCGAATCTGTTAAAAAGGACACAAGAGTTTCTGGACCAAAATAAAAAACTACCGGAATTATTGAGAAAGGATCTCCAACAGCAGAGGGACGATATGCAAAGAACCTTGAAAGTTTTGGAAAAGTATAAGAGCCTATCGGCACTTGAAGCCCGTGACTAA